From Punica granatum isolate Tunisia-2019 chromosome 1, ASM765513v2, whole genome shotgun sequence:
CTTATACTTGTTGGGCGCTCTCAATGTTCAGGTTTAAGCTATATGCAAtatcaagaatgaagaaaCCCGGGAAAGATGTGGCAACTCCGAGCAAGATAAAGTTCGAGGATAGCGAACAAGATTATTCATCATCCTCAGAAGaggtaagagagagagatgagcacgtttgtaattatatgtatctCATTTTTTATCGGCAATGGTAATTTTGGAGTTGTTTGATTGAGAGTAGGAAGAGGAGATAGAGCGCGAGCTGGCAGATGTAACCTTTGAGGAGTTGCAGAGAGCACGGTCTGATGGATCCCATTTACACAAGAAACTTAATGAAGATAAGAAATCCAAGCGTGCTAACAAGAATAGGTACCAATTGTGTTTAATAGCtggtttgtatttttttcttagCAAGCATACTCAAGTAGCTGATCCAGCTATTTTTCTCAGGCCTATGGAAGTTAGCTGCAAGAAGCCAGTCAGTAGGTTTAGAGAAGTTATCCAGGCTACTAAAAGGGTAGGTTCGATTGAATCTTCTATTATGCTGTTAATATGCATCTAAAAGTTCTTGTTCTACTAGTTTAGAGGGCCTTCTTTTCGTATTGTTTGTTACTGTTTCCTCTGGAGTCCTGGATAATGAAAATCTTTTCCGTTCTATCTGCACTAGAAATTCGTTTTTTGGTGCTAATGCTAAGTTTATGGGATGAAGATATCTTAAATGGTTGTCAGAAGAGTAAGAACCGCTAAAAGTCCTTGAGATACTTATAGCCCAGTACCTGCTTCCAGGGGCCATCCTGTTGCCATATGTCAAGGAAGGATGACCTTAGGATTGCCTTATGAAATGGAACTATTGGGAGTTCAGTTTGAGGGACTTTGTTTCCAATCTACTAACATTTCTTTGTGAGATATCAATTTGTAAGGCTACATTGTTGTATTCAGGTTGTGCGGGACCCACGTTTTGAGTCTCTCTGTGGTAATCTTGATGTAGAAGGGTAAGCCTGCCTCCTCGCTAGTTGGTTTATGTAAAAATTTGCTCTATGGAGTTCCGCAATTTCTGATATGGGGAAGACTGCTACTTTATTATAAGAATGTGGGAAATATCCTTATGTAGCTTAAATTCATCTTACCTGAGATTTCATGCAAGTGCTTCTTCAGCTTAGTTTTCTCATGTCTCTTAGCAAATAAATTCTTGTAATTTTTGTAGGTTCAAGAAAAGATACAATTTTCTTTATGAAAATGAACTTCCTGCTGAAAGAGAGGTATGTTTTTCTGCAAATTATCAGCTGCTCTCTGTTTGTCATATAATTACCGTGTCTGATGAAACGCTCCTCTGGATGCACCAGGAATTGCAGAAGCAGTTAAAGAAAACCAAAAGCCCGAAAGAGATGGGTGAAATTAAAAGTAGAATTGCATGGATTGTAAGAACTTCAGAACACTATTACCTAATTGGTTATCTTATAACACCTTATATTGGTATGACTGACTGATTGTTGAGTATCGTTGTTTGCCTAATGTATTTTTAGGACAAGCAGCTAAAGGAGTCAGCTAAGCATACTGATGCTGCAATTTTGGCCGGgcacaagaagagagaaagggaaGCAACAAAGCAGGGAAAAAAGCCGTTTTACCTCAAGAAATGTATGTAATCCTCTACCTTATCGGTATCTGCATCAAAGTGTTGTGTTGATGAAGCAATGAGTCATGAAATGTTCACCTCTCTTTTGTGCAGCGGAAATTCGGAAGCAGAGGCTTATTAAGAAATACCATAGTCTCAAGGTATGCATACCCTAATGTCCTTTctctttctatcttttttgTTGAGGATCACTTTACTACTTATATGATTTCAAGCCTAGTGGTTTTGTTGGTTTAGAGTAAGTGGGAATCTTTTTCGTTTTTGGGTGTTCACAGGAAGAAGGAAAGCTGGAGGCTTTTAtcgagaagaagaggaggaagaatgCTTCAAAGGATCATAGGTACATGCCATATCGAAGAACCAGCCATGGAGGGCAAGAGGACTAATGGATACGCTGCAGTTTTTACCAAGTTATGCTGGAAGTTTCGTACTAGTCCTCTTGTGCTCGGAGTAGTTGCAGTGGGTCCAGTGACAAGAAGGCAGGTTCAGCAAAGAGAAACACCGAGGCGAAATCATAATTTGATGATCAATGTTAATTTGTACTTTGATTTGAAACTTAAAAGAATGGGATTGTAAGGATGTTTTCTTATCAAGGAGAATAGGATCTTCCTGGTTCTTGCAACAGCAAGGCCCTCCGGACATAAATGCGGCCACTTCCCTGGTTCGGTCAGTGCTTGTGCACATTCTATGTAACTGATGCAGTAAGACCTTGATGTTTAAGAACCCGAATAGGCTCCGGGGATTGGAATGCACCACGGTGGGGAAGACAAATATGATCCTCAAAGCAACCAGAGACAGAAAACAAGAAGATAAAAGACCAAACGAAATCATTCCCATAAGAACCATTTCAATTACCAATTACAACTTGTCTGACTCTTCAACAAAGAAACGGGACAATTAAACAATGACAGGACTAAAAGAATATCATACTACAAAGAATCAAAAGAATCTTCAAACAACTTTGACCCCATTTTTGTATGACAAACGAAATCCTATCTCTTTCTGCTTACAAAAAGaattaaagaataataataaatagtcATGGCAGTCTTTTTCTTTAACTACAATGAAAGAATTTCCTTAACCTATATGATGTGTGCAAAGAATGTAACTGAATTCAACTTGGCTGAGAGAAGGACGAAGAGCTCCCCGCGTGATCGACCGGAGCCCATGCTGAAACCGTGTAGAGAGGCTGATCCCGCCAGCTCAGGGTGAGCGCTGCCCGGTCCCGACCTTGCGCTTGTTCCTCGACTTGAAAGTCCTCGTACTCGCCATACATCCTCAGGATCATCTGCCCCTGAAGTCTCTCCCTGTCTGTAATCCCGAAGCACCGGAACCCTCCCTGCTCCTCCATCAGCTTCCTCCAGGTCTCGAACACCTCATGCCTCTCAACCCTGTCACTCCCCTCGCAAGCGACTATGTTCCTGATCTCCCGAGCAAACATCTCCTCGATCTTGACCCTCTCCGGGCTTTCCATTGGAAGGCTGGAATCTACTGAGTCGAACACAGCTGCATAGTATCTGAGCGAGTTCACCACTCTTGCTTCCAGCGATCGGAAGTTACTCCTGGCTCCTTGCTCTGCCATCACGAGAACTGCTGGGTTCGTGCTCCGAACAAGTCCTAGAAAGTCCCGAAGTGCTCCTCCACTCGCATCGTAAAGTGTCTTATGCAGCTGGAATATGCAGTTGACAGCGACGCATTCGCCTTCCTTCACGTGGAGCATCCAGAGCCTCACGTCTTCGAGTCGGTCCACGACCGGGTGAAACTCGAAGGGAAGGTTTAGTGCCTCAGCAAATGAAGAAAGCCTCTCTCCTGTCTCGATGAGCTCCTGCTTTGAGTCCCCAATCCCAGTGATCCTCACGTGGCTCGGGGGATTAGCCCGAGAAGCCAAGCTCTGGAACAGCCCAGGCCACTGGAGGCCTTGCTTGATGTCGAAATCGATGATGTGGACCCTGTCCTTCCCCTCGAATGCCCTCAGGAGGATCTCATTGGACGTGAAGTGGACAAACTTGGGGATCGGGCTAACCTGGTTCAGAAGCCTCAAGGCAGCCCCGGAGTTGTCATCATCCACCgcccgatcgagctcccggggcATCGTGATATGGAAAATATGGGGCCAGAGCCTCGTGACTCTCAAGGCAAAGGCTTCTGTGTAGTATGCTGCGAGCCGGCTAATGGTAGGTCCCCTCGGGGATGCGAGATCGCCAAGCTTGGCAATGAAGTGGTTGATCGCGGGGATGTTCTTCGACCCGATGGCTTCCACGCAGGCAGTAAGCAAGCTTACGAGCTCGAACTCGAACCCTCTGTACTCTCCTTgattctcctcctcctcacgGGCTTCCTGGTACGGGTTTCTAGAAGAGCCGTTACCGACTTTGTGCTCGGAGGTGGCAGCCTCGTTCAACCTTAGCGTGAGGCTCTGGTGACTCTCCGACGAAGTGCTTGATCCCCCTGAAGCTTCCTTCCCCGGCATGGGCGAGGGCCGATGACTGGTTGTCTCCCCATCCTTCTCCCCAAGATCGGTGATCTCTGTCACAACGGAGTCCACCCAGGGGATGCTCGAAACCGGCAGGCGGGGCGAGACAACTTCACCGGGGATGAAACAGGCGCGATCCTCTCCTTCCCCTGAGCACGTGATGGAGAATGGGACCGTAGGGGCGGTAGTAAAGCTCGGCTGAAACCAGAAACTCCCACCACCTCCGCCGCCCAACTGGGCCATGCTCAGCGCGTCTCCTCCTCCGCAATCATCCTCCCCGAACTCATCCACCTTCTCACcgctcctcttcctcttcgcCCTGATGACACGTGACTCGTCTTCCTCCTCAGCAAACCTCTTcagattcttcttcttccctccTCTCTCCCAGAGCTCCCCACCCTTCCTGGACTCCACAAAGGCACTTGTGGCGGTTCCTGCAGCAGCCGCCACCGCCACAGCAGGGGCGGCCGTGGTCAGTGGGGGCAGCCTGATGTGCTGCTTGAGAGAACAGCTCGCAGCCTTCTTCGCCTCGATCGGCTTCTCCACAGATATCGCGACCCCGACTGGCCTAATGGACTGCGACCGCGTAGAGGCCGCGTCCTTCCTGGAAAAGTTGCTACATGGCAAATCCAACCTCTGCGTGTTCATCGAAGTGGGCAGCTGAAAATGGCAGGCTGGGAACTGTGCGGGCGACTCGGTCCTCAATCTATGCCTCGGTGACAGCAGGGTGGAACTCGAACACCCCGCCAACATCCTCTACTCCCTTCCTCGAAATAATTTTCTTAGTTTCTGCTAAGCCTATCTTCAATTCACCCACTTCCTATGTTATGCAATCTTATCTCCTCtactatctctctctctctctctcgacaAAACAAAATCCTTCAATGAAAAAAACACAAAGTATTGCAATGTATTTGCTGTTCCTTTGTTGTCTAATCgatatgtatgtgtgtatcTAAGAGAGACAGCCTATGTGAGTGAGTGTGTGTGAATTTTCGAAACAGAGCAGAAGAGGAATCCGATGAGTGATagaggagaaaagagaaaccTTTGTGTGTGTAAATGTGTGATCTTTGCCTATATGATCCAAATTCAAGAATATGCccagataaaagaaaaactaaataCACCAAAGAATCAAAGAATTTCAAAGACGATAACAACGACGACGAAACCTACTGGAAAATTATCATCGGATTCCGTGAATTTCAAGAAGAGGGGCTCATCGGGAAGGTCTGTGAATCCCCTTCGCAGTGGAGCTCCCGCCACAAAACGAAATCCCCGAAGCTCGAATCTTCAAGAAATCGGAGACCCGCATCGGCTTTCGAGATCAAGAGCGTTTCCATTCTACCTGAGAGCCCCAAGGCAAATCAAAATGCAGAGAAATCTTCCCCCTAATCACTCATGAGACTCAACTCTTAGTACCCAAAAGAACCATAAGACAAGCAAGCTCAGTGTTTTATATAGTGGGCATAGTTTCCTTTCCTCCCTAAGTTTTACTTCTCGGACTGATCGATCATTGCCCTTTTCTGGGGTTTGGTTCTGCTCTGTAGGTTAGATgaggttgatttttttttccttttttttttttggggcaaGAAGAGGTGAGGTTGATTTTACCAAAGCAATTGGAGAAAAAAGGGCGGGCGACGGGGGTACGGGGGCCGTTGGATTGCGATCGGACGGTTGCGGGGGGGGAGTCCAAGTGACCGTTGGGGGCGGTCGGGGGGGAATATGACCGTTGGGAGGGAAGGGGAGTTGGTGTACGGACTGCGGTGATTGGCTGCTACGGTCGCCCACGCAAAGGCACGTCTGTCGCACGTGCCTGTCGCCTGCCCTCCCACCAGTAAATGTCACTCGACCGTTTGAGTCTCAGCAGAACGCTGACAAGTGTCCAAGTCCCccccctccttttttttctcccctttaaaactaaaaaattacTATCCGGTAGCCACAGTAATAATTTGGCTACTTAGTCGTTAGACCcaatacaaaatataaataaaccaaaagagaaaaatcaataaaattgtgGTAAATACTACAGGAAATTCTACTATTCATGTCGGGAATACGGCTTATGAGAGTCTAACTAGCAGCTGGATCAATAGTGGATCCATAGTTGGGATGGACCTTGCATTGACAATATGGTAAGATAGTTTCATGAACCGTTCGTGACATAAATAGCAGAAATTTCAGCAACCGATGCTATTGCATAGATTGAAACATTGAGTACGAGAGACAATAGTCTAACTTACAATTCTTTTTTGCAATGTTTTCAGAAGGAATAATAGAATTCGTTCTCATTCCAGGGACAATTAGAAATTGATAGTAGTATGCATACTGCAAcgagcttcttcttcttcttcttcttttcccctTTAAAAGGAAGATacttctcaattttttaactGCATTTTGGATTATGGTAATGATCAACATTCAACTTAATAATTAGAACTGTTAGACAATAATACTCTCATAAATCAAACTTTGGTCGATCTATTCATACTCCATACGAGTCTAGTGCTGAAATACGTTGTTCGAGGTCCAAAGCCGAAGACGACATACTGGAATGAGAAGAGTATGCATCGGGTGAAGGCCAGGTGAGGTGAAAATGGACAGCAATGGATggattattattgtaatttttgtaatatatatatatatatatatatatgaaacttAGTTGTTTTCGGAGTACGAAGAGAGAGTacaattcaaatttcatattttcgcGACTGTGAttcgtttttattttttattacatttttaataaattcaatttacttataatatattatatttgacttttgatgaataaataaataaaaataataagtgcATTTACAATGTAATAAATggattattattgtaatttttgcATGTACGTGGGGCTTCCTTTTGGATCCATCCATCactatcattttcttttcataataCTTTTCAGGCCCAAATTGTACTTGAATCAAGATTGTTCAGTTTTGGGTCCGACGATGTCCCGATACTTCCATGAACAAAATTTATTATGTTCCTCGATTTAGCAGTTTCGATTGTTTGCATGCcctttgatatatatatatatatatatatatacacgcgcaACAAACAAAAATGATTTTAGAAAATGGATGAAAAATAGTTTGTCCTAGAAAAATAGTGTcctaattcaattttaaaagtgAAAGGTGCGACCTTTAgacaaagaaaaatatctAGAAGTTgagcatctttttttttttaaatggccAATAGAAGTTGAGTTATTAATAATGTATAAAATATAGTAAATAATGACAAGGAAATTTTGATTAGcaatccattttttttttctcttcggTGACTAATTAGCAATCCAAATTGTTTAGTATTAAAAAGATACGCATATTGATCATTCTGTTGGATcctgaaatatatattaaactaAGTTGATAATTGAAAGAAACTAACACATTAACAATTTACAATTAATGaaatcaaaggaaaaaaaatcatgtgcATCACACGAGTAATAAGCTAACAATATATCTATCATTTGCCTAATTATTATGGCGTTAGCATATCCGAAAGTGCATTAAAAACCTAATATAACTTGATCAATTAACATATAGCATTTAACTGAAAGAAAGGGGTTGGTGCATTTTTGTCTCCTAGCGTAATGCCTTATATCTGAAGGTCCTGCTAGCATTTGCTTGGCACCCTACAGGCcagaaaatatacaaaaattaCTTAAcacaattttgaaattaatatacatataacaaTTATTGTCACAAAAAAACAAGTAtttataattcatacaaaatcactattttatcatattttatgtgtgtatagtgtgtgtatatatattagatatatatatcaagagaATTAGGCTGCAAAATCTAAAGAAATTCTCAAAGGAGAAAGTCCAAAATGCCACCGTGAAGTCTCAAGATGTTGTCAAAAATGCGACAAAGGGGATCTGAAACCGCTCGACTGGAATAATAAAGTAATCTATTaaataatcaatcaattaataaataaattatatgtcTTTTCTTTGATCTCTTaattaaagaatttttatataattcttTTGCAAGTAAATTGGAAAGGTTCCTGTATGCTTCAATCTCACTTATGACAGATGTCAGCAGTGACCTTAGCTTTCAGCTTAGCTAATAATTCCTAACACAATTTAACTTCACGAGCTACGAAAAGGGCACTTATTAAATTGACGACCGCTAATTCTTTAATAAGTAACATTAGATCTCATGGAGAGAGCATAGGTCAGGAAAATTCTTCaaagcttttatatatatctatgtctCGTGTTAAGGCTTagcgtggaattaatgctgcTATTGACGAAGAAAAAAGTATTGGTGTAAATTGGCCGAAAAATAATGGCTATGATTTTGTCGAAAAACTAAAACAATTTTTAGAGATAATATAGTATAATTAAAAGTGATATTCATAGTCACTTActtaaatttggaaaaaaattatatttgtaaTTGCCAAATTAACGCGAAATCCCTATTCGAGACGTTTTTTAACCATATTGATCCAATTTTACTCATAAAATACTATTTAAAAAAGTTTCCCATTGCACATAATTATGTGATACGTACGTAATTGTGGCAACCATTACATATGATCTATCTTAGGGCAGACAGCAATTTGTTCTCGTGTTTTGgttttggtttttcttttggtaatCTTCTCATGTGTAATATGTAATTCAtgtattttattcttttcgcTGAATctgaaatctcttaattacCAGAGGAAAACGTATGTCATTATATAACACTCTCTTTGTATCCATTTTAAATACATTTTCCTTTCATAATTTCCCTTCTTCCGATAATTATGCATGTAGTAACGTTACTGTATTTAACTTTGTAATATCTGTATTTAGCTTCTTAAAGTCAATGCAATTAtggtatatattataattttaattattgaattaGTATTGACAATTTGCTTATGGATTAATACAGCTTATCCTTATAGTAGCTAATTAAAACTAAATGCATGGGAAAACTCAATTACCGTGTGGGCTAAAACTTGCACGAACTTGTCATAGATTTTTCTCGGCTAAAAGCAGggattaaaaagaaatatctttataaatatatgaaaaataaaatttaaaaccaACAATTACTTGCACATGTACAACTACGCATACAACCAGAAAGTGGCAGAATAAGATTGGATTTGAgataacattaaaaaaaatatctctTTATTTGTGTTTAAAAAGATAGATGAACAAAAATAAATCggtaaaaagaatttttttttctgtgagattttccttttcacGTATTAAACTATCGATTGTACACAGAATTTTGCAAGAACTTAGAGCTCCAGTACGAGAAAGAccaaattcatataatttatatgatatGCTAAATCCATTACACATAATTGTTccaaattattattgaatttggaCTATATGCTCTATATGCCATATTATATTAACTTGGACTATAAGCTCAATATGCCATATTATATTAAGTAAAACTGATTAtaattttcctttcaattATTTCATAATACCACACATATAAGTCATTTCTAATTTTGCCTCGAATGTAATCGATTTGCATTAGAGATGTTTATCTGAAGGagattaatttaataaattatctcaattagCAGCTCCACTCAAATGGGAACCCTCATCTCTATGTCAGGTGGATCCGCATTCTCCTGATAAatatgtttctttcttttcttcttttcttttttggattaCACTCCCTTACTCCGTTTCTAATGAAGAACTTAATAAACTCATGGTCCAGATAAGTCCATGTACGAGTGCACGTAAAATGCCCACTCAACAAGGATTACACCTACAACAAGAAGTGATTCAAATTTCACACATATCTTAATTATAAATTGCAAGGCACCATATTTATGTAAAGCTATGTCATAAATCATGAATAAGATCTCAATATTAATAAGGAGAATTGGTACATTCATTATGCGTTAAATGTGTTAATATAATTACTTAATCTATGAAAAATTATCACTTAagtttatttttgaaaaaatgcCTTATATTAAAATAGCTTATAACTTTTCTACCGCAACTAATATAAAATTACGATAGAAATTCACGTCTTAATATGTTTATCATAAATGCTATGTGTAGGCTCCTAAgtcttattataatttttttaactttaattatatttgtataCATTTAATAACGTTGATAAtattctaataaataaattattacatattatagttttaattttttttcaattttctaaaatatacatatttatagatatattataATGTAAATATTGATGAAACGAGATCctacaaaaaattattttgttcgtctattatatatctaatttaaataaagaaataaaaaatctattttcatttttttgtcaatattttgcatgaaattgaaatattttcttatgatattcatctaaaaatttaaaataagattACCAATTGCATGATAACCGGTTCAACCACTACAATATATTTGATTTCCAATTGGAAATGCAAATTTAAAAGATTAGTTACTTGTCAAAAAAATAgttgttattttcttttaattatgttCATACGTTAATATTAAGATATTAAATCATGCttacaatttttaatttactaTTAAAGTTATTAGAATACAACcacaccaaaaagaaaatgtttcaattgaacatttttttactttaaatatatttttaacacAAATTTGAAAGGAGTAAACATATCAAAAAAACCCATGCATAGCTCGAGCAAAGGCTAGTATATGCATATGTTGATTCTAGTGGTTAAAGAgtgataattaattagattCTTGTATTGCTGAAATGTGATTATAGTTATACAGATACATAGATATATAGTACTTGTGATACGTCGTAATTACATTTTGACACAATAAACGTGCATGCCCTTTAGGAATTATTGTCCTTCTAACGGGTATCTGTTGGTTCATTGGCACAtttatttaaggg
This genomic window contains:
- the LOC116214098 gene encoding scarecrow-like protein 28 gives rise to the protein MLAGCSSSTLLSPRHRLRTESPAQFPACHFQLPTSMNTQRLDLPCSNFSRKDAASTRSQSIRPVGVAISVEKPIEAKKAASCSLKQHIRLPPLTTAAPAVAVAAAAGTATSAFVESRKGGELWERGGKKKNLKRFAEEEDESRVIRAKRKRSGEKVDEFGEDDCGGGDALSMAQLGGGGGGSFWFQPSFTTAPTVPFSITCSGEGEDRACFIPGEVVSPRLPVSSIPWVDSVVTEITDLGEKDGETTSHRPSPMPGKEASGGSSTSSESHQSLTLRLNEAATSEHKVGNGSSRNPYQEAREEEENQGEYRGFEFELVSLLTACVEAIGSKNIPAINHFIAKLGDLASPRGPTISRLAAYYTEAFALRVTRLWPHIFHITMPRELDRAVDDDNSGAALRLLNQVSPIPKFVHFTSNEILLRAFEGKDRVHIIDFDIKQGLQWPGLFQSLASRANPPSHVRITGIGDSKQELIETGERLSSFAEALNLPFEFHPVVDRLEDVRLWMLHVKEGECVAVNCIFQLHKTLYDASGGALRDFLGLVRSTNPAVLVMAEQGARSNFRSLEARVVNSLRYYAAVFDSVDSSLPMESPERVKIEEMFAREIRNIVACEGSDRVERHEVFETWRKLMEEQGGFRCFGITDRERLQGQMILRMYGEYEDFQVEEQAQGRDRAALTLSWRDQPLYTVSAWAPVDHAGSSSSFSQPS
- the LOC116214104 gene encoding ribosomal RNA processing protein 36 homolog; this translates as MKKPGKDVATPSKIKFEDSEQDYSSSSEEEEEIERELADVTFEELQRARSDGSHLHKKLNEDKKSKRANKNRPMEVSCKKPVSRFREVIQATKRVVRDPRFESLCGNLDVEGFKKRYNFLYENELPAEREELQKQLKKTKSPKEMGEIKSRIAWIDKQLKESAKHTDAAILAGHKKREREATKQGKKPFYLKKSEIRKQRLIKKYHSLKEEGKLEAFIEKKRRKNASKDHRYMPYRRTSHGGQED